A section of the Streptomyces sp. Je 1-369 genome encodes:
- a CDS encoding DUF3492 domain-containing protein: MRVGLLTEGGYPYVSGEAGLWCGRLVRGLARHEFDLYALSRSERQEARGRVELPPQVGRVRTAPLWTVDDEALCAAGPRGGRGRRARRRFEEHFAELAEAVCRGDRDAVADRFGNALYGLAELARDEGGLVGALRSEFAVRALERACHAPGALRTAHSARVPDLLAAVGLMERALRPLSLDWYGPDALGAVDLCHATSGGPAALPGLLAKHFVGVPLLVTEYGVQLRAHYLAAGGTGLSVPTRALLASFHGLLAAEVYRAATIVTPGDTHARRWQERCGADRAKLRTVHPGMEAGRFAEIGEQGYDDFVTDPDTILWVGRVEPAKDLISLLHAFAEIRARVPGARLRIVGAAAGPEAQAYLAHCRALAAQLFPDEAPGAHAVGDNPVSFEEIGGPDVPGLAEAYAAAGVVVLSSVVEGFPVSLVEAMFCGRATVSTDVGAVVEVIGGTGLVVPPRNPRALAEACVALLRDPERCARLGAAARARALELFTVEQNIAAFRSIYLEIVSHCPVRRDAVDEAGDPVPFAHPAEAYVPGRWAVAVGDRLKGAAV; the protein is encoded by the coding sequence GTGCGCGTCGGACTGCTTACGGAGGGTGGCTATCCGTATGTGAGCGGTGAGGCGGGGCTCTGGTGCGGCCGGCTCGTACGGGGGCTCGCGCGGCACGAGTTCGACCTCTACGCACTCAGCCGCAGCGAGCGGCAGGAGGCGCGGGGCCGGGTCGAGCTGCCGCCCCAGGTCGGCAGGGTGCGCACGGCGCCGCTGTGGACCGTCGACGACGAGGCGCTCTGCGCCGCCGGGCCCCGTGGAGGGCGCGGGCGGCGGGCGCGGCGGCGGTTCGAGGAGCACTTCGCCGAGCTCGCGGAGGCCGTCTGCCGGGGCGATCGCGACGCGGTGGCGGACCGTTTCGGCAACGCTCTGTACGGACTCGCCGAACTCGCACGCGACGAAGGCGGTCTGGTCGGCGCGCTGCGCTCGGAGTTCGCGGTCCGCGCCCTGGAACGCGCCTGCCACGCGCCCGGCGCGCTCCGGACCGCCCACTCCGCACGCGTCCCCGACCTGCTCGCCGCCGTCGGCCTGATGGAGCGGGCACTGCGGCCGCTCTCCCTCGACTGGTACGGGCCCGACGCGCTCGGCGCCGTCGACCTCTGCCACGCCACATCCGGCGGACCCGCGGCGCTCCCGGGGCTCCTCGCCAAGCACTTCGTGGGGGTGCCGCTGCTCGTCACCGAGTACGGCGTGCAGCTGCGCGCGCACTACCTGGCGGCGGGCGGCACGGGCCTGAGCGTGCCGACACGCGCCCTGCTCGCCTCCTTCCACGGCCTCCTCGCCGCGGAGGTCTACCGCGCGGCCACGATCGTCACCCCCGGCGACACCCACGCCCGGCGCTGGCAGGAACGCTGCGGCGCCGACCGCGCCAAGCTGCGCACGGTTCACCCCGGCATGGAGGCAGGCCGCTTCGCCGAGATCGGCGAGCAGGGTTACGACGACTTCGTCACCGACCCCGACACCATCCTGTGGGTCGGCCGCGTCGAGCCCGCCAAGGACCTGATCTCCCTGCTCCACGCCTTCGCGGAGATCCGCGCGCGGGTGCCGGGGGCGCGTCTGCGGATCGTGGGGGCCGCGGCAGGGCCCGAGGCGCAGGCCTACCTCGCGCACTGCCGCGCCCTCGCCGCACAGCTCTTCCCGGACGAGGCGCCGGGCGCGCACGCCGTCGGCGACAACCCCGTCTCCTTCGAGGAGATCGGCGGGCCCGACGTGCCCGGCCTCGCCGAGGCGTACGCCGCCGCGGGCGTCGTCGTCCTCTCCAGTGTCGTCGAGGGCTTCCCGGTCAGCCTGGTCGAGGCCATGTTCTGCGGACGCGCGACCGTCTCGACGGACGTCGGCGCGGTGGTCGAGGTCATCGGCGGCACGGGACTCGTCGTACCGCCGCGCAACCCGCGGGCGCTCGCGGAGGCGTGCGTGGCGCTCCTGCGCGACCCCGAGCGGTGCGCACGCCTCGGGGCGGCGGCGCGGGCGCGGGCTCTCGAACTCTTCACCGTCGAGCAGAACATCGCGGCATTTCGAAGCATCTACCTGGAGATCGTCTCGCACTGCCCCGTCCGCAGGGACGCGGTGGACGAGGCGGGCGACCCGGTGCCGTTCGCGCACCCGGCGGAGGCGTACGTACCGGGGCGCTGGGCGGTCGCGGTGGGGGACCGGTTGAAGGGGGCCGCCGTATGA
- a CDS encoding dipeptide ABC transporter ATP-binding protein translates to MSLVHVTDLSVEFASGVRAVDGLSFTLEKGGALALVGESGSGKSTVASALLGLHRGTGAHVGGTVLVDGVDVQAASEAELRGLRGGKAAMVFQDPLSSLDPYYAVGDQIAEVYRVHTGASRRAARARAVEVLDRVGIPDAARRSRSRPHEFSGGMRQRTLIAMALACEPALLVADEPTTALDVTVQAQILDLLHTLRTETGMGLLLITHDVGVAAESVDEVLVMRDGRAVERGEVRDILGAPREAYTQELLKAVPRVDAPLAPSVGEPGEVVLEAVALRRAFGRGKRAVTAVDDVSLTVRRGETLGVVGESGSGKTTLGRMLVGLLAPTSGQLLHGGVEKPGGQVVPGVQMVFQDPVSSLNPRRSVGESIADPLRARGESDTFVRGRARELLERVGLEPAHYDRYPHEFSGGQRQRVGIARALAAEPRLIVCDEPVSALDVTTQAQVMDLLAELQRELGLALVFVAHDLAVVRQVSDRVAVMRQGRIVEQGPVAEVYGAPRDPYTRQLLAAVPALDPEAAARRRAVREELAAA, encoded by the coding sequence ATGAGTCTCGTCCACGTCACCGATCTGTCCGTCGAGTTCGCGTCCGGCGTACGCGCCGTCGACGGGCTCTCCTTCACGCTGGAGAAGGGCGGCGCGCTCGCCCTCGTCGGCGAGTCGGGATCCGGCAAGTCCACCGTGGCGTCCGCGCTCCTCGGCCTCCACCGCGGCACGGGCGCGCACGTCGGCGGGACGGTACTGGTCGACGGCGTCGACGTACAGGCCGCGTCCGAGGCGGAACTGCGCGGGCTGCGCGGCGGGAAGGCCGCGATGGTCTTCCAGGACCCGCTCTCCTCGCTCGACCCGTACTACGCGGTCGGCGACCAGATCGCCGAGGTCTACCGCGTGCACACCGGGGCGTCCCGGCGGGCGGCACGCGCGCGTGCCGTGGAAGTGCTCGACCGGGTCGGCATCCCCGACGCGGCCCGCCGCTCCCGCTCACGGCCGCACGAGTTCAGCGGCGGCATGCGCCAGCGCACACTGATCGCCATGGCGCTGGCGTGCGAGCCCGCGCTGCTGGTCGCCGACGAGCCGACCACCGCGCTCGACGTCACCGTCCAGGCCCAGATCCTCGACCTGCTGCACACGCTGCGGACCGAGACCGGCATGGGACTGCTCCTCATCACCCACGACGTGGGCGTCGCGGCGGAGAGCGTCGACGAGGTCCTGGTCATGCGCGACGGGCGCGCGGTGGAGCGCGGCGAGGTACGCGACATCCTCGGCGCGCCCCGTGAGGCGTACACGCAGGAACTCCTCAAAGCAGTGCCCCGGGTGGACGCACCGCTCGCGCCGTCCGTCGGGGAGCCGGGCGAGGTCGTGCTCGAAGCGGTCGCGCTCCGGCGCGCGTTCGGGCGCGGGAAGCGCGCGGTCACCGCCGTCGACGACGTCTCCCTCACCGTCCGCCGCGGGGAGACCCTCGGAGTGGTCGGCGAGAGCGGCAGCGGCAAGACCACACTCGGGCGCATGCTGGTCGGCCTCCTCGCGCCGACCTCCGGGCAGCTCCTCCACGGGGGTGTGGAGAAGCCAGGGGGGCAGGTGGTGCCCGGCGTGCAGATGGTGTTCCAGGACCCCGTCTCCTCGCTCAACCCGCGGCGCTCCGTCGGCGAGTCGATCGCCGATCCGCTGCGCGCACGGGGCGAGAGCGACACCTTCGTACGGGGGCGTGCGCGGGAACTCCTGGAGCGCGTCGGCCTGGAACCGGCGCACTACGACCGCTACCCGCACGAGTTCAGCGGCGGACAGCGCCAGCGCGTGGGCATCGCGCGGGCGCTCGCGGCCGAGCCGCGCCTCATCGTGTGCGACGAACCGGTGTCGGCGCTCGACGTGACGACCCAGGCGCAGGTCATGGACCTGCTCGCCGAGCTGCAGCGCGAATTGGGCCTCGCCCTGGTCTTCGTCGCGCACGACCTCGCCGTGGTGCGCCAGGTCAGCGACCGGGTCGCCGTGATGCGACAGGGGCGGATCGTGGAGCAGGGCCCCGTGGCGGAGGTGTACGGAGCGCCCCGTGACCCGTACACGAGACAGCTGCTCGCGGCCGTGCCCGCGCTCGACCCGGAGGCCGCGGCGCGGCGGCGGGCGGTCCGCGAGGAGCTGGCCGCAGCCTGA